The genomic region ATTGTGGCGTGCTGCCAGGCTGCGCAAGCTGCGGGCGCGGATTTTGTGAAGACTTCCACGGGGTTCCACCCGGCTGGGGGTGCGTCGGTGCACGCGGTTAAGCTCATGCGCGAAACAGTGGGTGATTCGATGGGCGTGAAGGCCTCCGGTGGAATCCGGGATGCGCAAACAGCGCTCGCCATGGTCGAAGCGGGAGCGAACCGGCTCGGCCTGTCCTCTACCGCGAAAGTACTCGCGGGCCTAGACAGCTAACAAGCATGCGCTCAAGTAAGCGCAATGTGCAGGCAAAGCTGGCGTAGTTCTCGCTAAACAATCAAAATAGCGCTCGCTGAAATAGAACTGCAGGTGGCTGCGGCCCTTCAAAACGAAGGCGTCGCAGCCACCTGCTTGTTTGGCGCACTAGGAACGAGCGATGTTGCGGTGGGGTTAGATCCCCATTCCTGCCCGCATATCAGCTTTCATGGCCTCCAGGCGGCTCGCGGCAATGTCCCGCGCTTCATCAACCGTTGCAGCGAGTTCAGACACCTGCTCGCCACCGGTCTTGGAGCCACCGGCCTTGGAACCAGCACCCACCCTAGCGTCACCGCCAGCCTTAGAATCAGCACCGGCCTCAGGCGAATTACATGTATCTATCGGCACGATGGTTTCTAGGTAGCATTTCAGTTTCGGTTCCGTCCCAGAAGGCCGGGCTACCACGCGGTCACCACGTTCGGTGAGGAAGATCAGGCCATCTGTGGGTGGCAAGTCCGCGCTGCCGTCAGACAGGTCCTCAACGGAAATAACTGGGGAACCACCTAGGGACTTAACGGACCCGGCCCGCAGGTTCTGCATGCCTTTCGAAATCAAAGACAGGTCAGACACGCGAATCGACAGGGGAGCGGTGGCATGCAAACCGTACGCACGCGCAAAATCATCTAACGCATCCACCAGCGTGCGGCCCGCCGCCTTGTACTGCGAAGCCATCGCAGAAATCTTCAAACATGCGCTAATCCCATCCTTGTCACGCACGTGGTCTGGGTCAACACAGTATCCCAGGGCTTCCTCGTAACCAAACACGATTCCGGGAGTGCGGGAAATCCACTTGAACCCGGTTAGCGTCGCCCGGTAAGACACCCCGTAGTGCTTAGCAATACGCGACAGCAACCGTGAAGAAACAATAGAGTTAGCCAAAACCGCGTCCGCGTTCCCCTCGTATTCGCGGGCGACCGCGGTGCCTAGCAGGGCGCCCACTTCGTCACCTGTTAGCTGACGCCAACCATCTTCACCCCGCGGGTCAGGCACTGCAGCGGAGAATCGGTCCGCATCCGGGTCGTTAGCTAAAATAATGTCCGCGCCTAACTTCCGGGCAAGTTTGAACGACAGGTCCAAAGCCCCCGGCTCCTCCGGATTCGGGAAGGGAACAGTGGGGAAGTCCGGGTCTGGTTCATGCTGGGCCTCAACCACGTGCACGTCCGTAAACCCGGCGCGCGCCAAAGCTTTCAAAGTCGTCTCCCCACCCACGCCATGCATGGATGTGAGCACGATTTTCAAATCTGCCCGCGAACGCGCCAACGCCTCATCCGACTGTGCCGGTGGCAGCAGGGATGTAGCGCGATCCAAATACGCGTCCACAATTTCACTGCCAATCAGCTCCCACCCAGATTCGGCGCGTTCAACCGCGCTAGCCGAATCAACCGCCTGGATCGCCTCAAAAATCTGCGCGTCGTAAGGCGGCACGATCTGCGCGCCCTGCCCCGCGTCGGTAACTACACGGCCGCCTAAATAAACCTTGTACCCATTGTCTTTAGGCGGGTTGTGCGAGGCCGTTACCATAACTGCCGCGTCCGCATCCAGGTACTTGAGGGCAAACGCAGTCAAAGGGGTGGGTAGGTGCTGGTCGAACAGGGAAACGCGTCCACCGGCGGCAACTGCAACCGCGGCGGTGTCGAGCGCGAACTGCTCCGAGCCGTAGCGGGCGTCGTAACCGACCACCAGGTGGAACCCTTCCCCTACCTGGTCGAGTAGAAACTGGGTGAGCCCAGCGGCCGCGCGAATCACGACCGCGCGGTTCATGCGGTTCGGCCCTGCTCCAAGCCGGCCCCGCAGCCCAGCGGTACCAAACTTGAGTGTTCCCGCGAACCGGTCCGCGAGGTCCTCACTGGCCTCAGCGGCGCCTGATTTTGCGCGTTCTAGTAGGGTTTCGAGTTCGGCTCGGGTGGTTGCGTCGGGATCGTCAGCGATCCAGGCGCGCACCGTGTCTTCGTTGAACTTAGCCATTGATTTCCTCTCTCAGCCACCTGGTTGGTGGGCTGATTTCTGCTTGGTATTGGTAAGAGCCACCAGCTGGCTTACGCGGTTGCTAATCAAAAGAGCAGCTAGGCAGCTTTTTTAGTTAATGCCAGCGTGTTTGCGGTTGGTGTATTTCGCTTCTAGTTGGCATTCGCGATGCGGCGCACAATGTTTGCCAGCAGCTTGGAAATGCGCGGGGCAGCTTCCTCGCCCGCTGCAATCACTTCCTCATGAGGAAGTGGGGTGGGAGAAATCCCAGCCGTCAGGTTCGTCATAAGGGAAATCCCCAGTACTTCCATCCCCGCTTCGCGCGCGGCAATCGCTTCCAAGGTGGTGGACATACCCACTAGGTCCGCCCCAATAATGCGTGCCATCTGCACTTCCGCGGGGGTTTCGTAGTGGGGGCCACGAAACTGCGCGTACACTCCTTCGGGTAGGTTCGCATCCACCTCGTGGGCAATACTGCGCAGTCGCGTGGAATACAGGTCGGTTAGATCCACGAAGTTCGCGCCTTCAATGGGAGACGTGCCAGTTAAGTTAATGTGGTCGCGAATCAGTACCGCTTGGCCAGGTTTCCATTCTGGGTTGAGGCCGCCGCAACCATTGGTGAGCACGGCAACGCGAGCACCCGCCGCAGCTGCTGTGCGCATCCCGTGGGCGACAGCGCGCACTCCTTTACCTTCGTAGTAGTGGGTGCGGGAGCCGAGCACGAGCGCGTGCTTTCCGTTTTCCAGTTCAATCGACCGCATGGTGGCGCCGTGGCCAGCAACTTCGGGGGCGAAGAAACCAGGTACTTCATGCGCGGGAATGGTGTGTTTGCATTCGCCGATTAGGTCTGCTGCACCGGACCATCCGGATCCGAGTACGAGCGCAATGTCGTGCTGTTGCACGCCGGTGCGCTGGGCAATTGTGTCTGCGGCATCGCGCGCGGTTTGCGCGGGGTTTTCAATCTGTTCTTTCACAGTGCCTAATTCTACTGTCCGTGGTGCGTACAGTAAATGCTTTAACATGGTAAAACATGGTTTCGTAAGTGTTTAGGAGCAGGTATGTCCCCATCTGATCAGTCGGGTTTCCCTTCGCAAAGCTACCGTCAGGGCCCCGTGTTGTTGCGTGGCCACAAGATTCCCCGCAAGACTTCCGATGAGCATTTGCTTGCGAAGAACGAGGGGGAGGATTGGCGTCATTCTGACCCGTGGCGGGTGATGCGGATTCAGTCTGAGTTCGTTGCGGGGTTTGAGGCGTTGGCTGGGTTGGGGCCGGCGATTTCCGTTTTTGGGTCGGCCCGGATTGCGCCGTCGGACCCGGTTTACACGCTGTCGCGCGAGGTTGGTCGGCTGTTGGTGCAGGCAGGTTTCGCGGTGATCACGGGTGGTGGCCCGGGAGTGATGGAGGCTGCGAACCGGGGTGCGGATGAGGCTCAGGGAACGTCGGTTGGTTTGGGGATTGAACTACCGAAGGAACAGGGGATGAACCCGTGGGTGAACCTGGGGGTGAACTTTAGGTATTTCTTTGCGCGCAAAACGATGTTCGTCAAGTATTCGTCGGGGTTTATCGCACTTCCGGGTGGGTTTGGCACGATGGATGAGTTGTTTGAGTCCCTCACTTTGGTGCAGACGCATAAGATCCGCTCATTCCCAGTTGTGATGATTGGCCGGAGGTTCTGGGCGCCGCTTGTGGAGTGGATTGAAACCACGATGCTGAAGGAAGGCATGATCTCTGAGGGCGATGAACTGTTGTTGAAGGTGGTGGACACGGCGGATGAAGCTGTGGGGATCGTTCGTGAGTACTGCAGTGTGAATGGCGCGAAGTAAAGATCCGTACGCGAAGGCGCGGATGGTGGAGGTTATTCAGCATGTGAACGCGAGGTGTCAGTAAGCTTTTGCGCGGGTGAACAGCAGCTGTCTGCGAGCTTTTTCGCGTGTGACCTCGAGTTGTTGCATGGCTTTTCGCGTGCAAACGCTAGTTTTTCGATAGAATAGGGGCTAAAGACTGGTTTCGCGGTTTAGCGTGCCGGTTGTGATTCAAGAGAGGACTAGTGGAATATGGCTGCAATGAAGCCCCGCACCGGTGATGGCCCCATGGAGGCTACGAAGGAAGGGCGCGGAATCGTCATGCGCATCCCCAGTGAGGGAGGCGGACGCCTCGTTATTGAACTGACACCTGAGGAGGCCCAGACGCTGGCGGGAGAGCTCGCTGAAGCGGTGAAGTAGCTGGCGTAATAGTTTAATCCCAGCGGGATGGTTAGCACTAAGAGTGCTTTCCATCCCGTTTCTTGCTACCACCGCATTATTGCCGCACAGCTATGAGCAGGCCGTCACCGACGGGCAGGAGGTTGGTGATGAACTGGTCGGATTCAGCGAGTTCTTTGTTCAGTTGACGCATGGTGACGGTGCCGGGTTCGCGCCGGGCGGGGTCCGCAACAGTGTCGTGCCAGAGAGCGTGGGCGTAGGCGAGGACCCCTCCGGGTCGGAGCATGCGTGCAGCATGCTGGATGTACGCGGCATTTTCTGACGGGGTTGCGTCAACGAACACCATGTCGTAAGCGTGCGCGGCCATGCGGGGAAGGACATCCAACGCGCGGTCAGTGATTAACCTGGTGCGGGGTGGGCGCGAGCCGGCGGCGGCAAAGGCAGCGCGGGCTACGCGGTGGAACTCGGTTTCGTGGTCAATGGTGGTCAGAACCGCACCTTCCCGCATTCCAGATAGGAGCCACAGGCCGGACACTCCCACGCCAGTACCGATTTCTGTCACGGCTTTCGCCCCGCAGGTGGCTACGAGCGTGCGTAGTGCGGAGCCGGTGCCCGGGGAGATGGGGGTGCAGCCCAGTTCTTCGGCTTGCATTCGGGTTGCGGCTATGACGTCGCCCTCGGGAACAAAATCTTCGCAGTATGACCAGCTGAGGGCTTTATCGGTACTGATGGTTACCTCCTGAGCGCATTAGTGTGATTGTTTCTATTCTAGTCGGTTCGAGGCCCCCGCGGGTTCTGCTTAGAATAGAGCCATGTTTGGAATTAGCGGGGCGGAGTTTTTGGTGATCGCCGTGGTCATCGTTGTGGTTGTGGGCCCGTCTCGTCTTCCTGAGGTTACGCGCACTCTGACGCGGTGGGTTAAGAAGTTGCGCGTGCAGCTGACTAAGGTGCGGGCGTCTTTGGATTCTGAGGTTGGAGACGACCTGCGGAACATGAACTTGTCTGCCTTGGATGTGCGCCAGTATGATCCACGTCGGATTGTGCGCGAAGCGGTACAAGAAGAGATGGATGAGTGGCGTAAACTCGTAGGCCCGTTTGGGCAGGCGAATGCAAGTTCCCAAGCGAATGCGCAAGCGACGGCACACGCTAATGCCGCGGCCTCCACCTCGAATCAGACTTCTGCGCCAGCCGGCCCCAGCCAAGCCTCGTCAGCAGCTACCTCGAACCAGACAGCAGGCTCTGTTCAAGCTGCCGGTGCGGCTGCGGCTAGTGCAACCGCAGTGGGGCCGGCCACTGGAGCGTCCACTGGTGCCGCAACCGGTGCCACATCTGGGACCGCGGGCGAAACAGGGGCGGTACGCGCGCCGCTGAACCCGGTTGCACCGCAAAAACGTGGGATGCGCGTGGGGCAGTGGTATGTGTCGGACCGGCGCGGCTACGGAGCCCAGGTGGCACGTGCGGTGCGGGCGGCTGCGTCCACTAAGAAAACCCGACGCCTGACTGGGCAAGCTGTTTACAGGAATCCGCGCCCCCGCAACTGACCTGGCCGCTTAAACGGGCCGGGCGCTTGAACGCGCGCATCGCCTTCACGGGTCGGGCGCTTGAACGCGCGCATCGCCTTAACGGGCCGGGCGCTTTATCGGGCTGCGTAGTTAATCCTGCGGCTGCCAGGGTTTCGCGTCTACCATCACCAGTTGCATCCGGCAATCTGTTAACGCGGTTAGTGAATGTGAAGCCTTTGGAGCTAGATATATCGAGTCACCCGCAGTGATCGTGTGGTCTTGTCCCTCAACAGGAAAACTCATTTCGCCTTCTAGAAGCGTTACCACTACCGCTTTGGGGCTCGCGTGGGTGGAAAGGGACTGGCCTTTTCCGAACGTGAATATGGTTAACTGCAAGATTTCGTTATCAATAGGTACTTTTGAGGTCGTGGCATCCGCAACGATCGGGAGCGAATCTGATAAACCGGTTGCAACCACGCTGTCAGTAAATGGGGTCTTCCGCATATTAGTACTCCTATCGAGTGAAGATTATCTGAACCTGCAATTAACAAGTTTATATCCGTGAAAAAGGTTTGGGTAGGCGCGGACTGAATTGGTTTGCGTAGGCGCATGCTGGATCAGTTTGGGCAGGCGTAGGGAGTCGGTTTGGGTAGGCCCAGCTTTTCTAGACCAGGATCGTCTTATAACGGCTGGCTGTCTTAGAAGCGTCGAATGCCTTCCCCGGGCAGTGGATATCTGTTGGGTCCTAGCATGCTCGTGGACTAATGTAGGTAGGCGCAAAAGGTGTGGGTTAGCAGGTGCCTGCGGTAGGTATCAGCTGGCAGGTAGTTGAGGGGAGTTAGCGTGACCATCGGAGCGATTTTGGGCATTATTGCCGCGGGGATTGGGGCCGGTGCTATCAACACGATGGTTGGCAGTGGATCGCTCGTGAGTTTCCCAATTTTGCTTGCGTTCGGCTACTCACCGCTGGTTGCGAATATAACGAACACGATAGGTCTGGTGCCCGGCTCAATATCTGGTGCGTGGGGGTACCGGCGCGAACTTGAGGGGCAGAAAAAACGGATTATTGGATACGGTGTCGTGTCCCTACTCGGCGCTATTGGGGGCGCCGCGCTACTTCTTATTTTGCCCGAGAGCGCGTTCAAAGCAATCGTTCCGATTATCATTGGCCTTGCCGTCCTTTTAGTTTTAGTGCAACCGTGGCTTAATCGCGTGCTGGAACGCCGCCGGGAACAGCGGCCGGTTGCGCAGTCGAAAAACGTGGTGCTCCCAACCGGGGTCGCCGTGTTTTTCGCAAGTGTGTACGGAGGCTACTTCAGTGCCGCGCAGGGCATACTCTTGCTGGCCATTTTAGGGCTCGGCTTGCCGGAGTCACTGCAACGCGTGAACGGGCTTAAAAACGTTTTGCAAACACTCGTCAATATCGTTGCCGCCATCGTGTTTGTGGTTGCGTTTCCCGTTTCTTGGGACGCGGTTGGGTTAATGGCGATCGGCACCATAATCGGCGGTCAGCTCGGCGCAGTAGTGGGCCGGCGCCTACCCGCCTGGGTGCTGCGCGCTCTAATAGTAGTCGTGGGTATCGTCGCCATCTTCATGCTTCGCTAGACAGGCTTTTGAATGCTCCGCTGCGCGCAGTTCCTCATGCTGTGTCGACCAACGTTCCCCACGCCCTGCCGTTAACGCACGGTTTGACCTGTGCAGCACTGATAGTGCAATGCCCTCAAGGGGAATAAATGGCGGTTTTAAAATCCGCGAAACGTTTTGCATAAGATAAGTATGCGAACAAGCTACAGCTGGGAAGAAGGAATGAATAGCTGATGCCGGCGGATACTACGCAAGCAACCCAGGTGCAACGCACAGACGATTTAACCCCGAAAACACAACGCCTGGTCTTAGCGGGATCAGCGGTTTTCACGCTCGCGGTTGCACTGTGGGCGTTTGTTTCCCCCAAACGTATGAACTCGTTTCTAGAAGGTGCGGTCACTTGGATTTCCACGTACCTGGGCTGGTTCTACATTCTGTTGGGCGCCGTGGTTTTAGTTTTCGTGGTTTATATTGCCCTGAGGTATTCGCGGGTGCGGCTCGGTAAAGATACGGACCGACCCGAGTATTCTACCCTCACATGGGGTGCGATGCTGTTCGCCGCGGGGATCGGTACGGACGTCATGTTTTTCGCTGTGGCGGAACCAGCGTCGCATTTCGTGGCGCCGCCGCAGGGAGCAGGGGGGACGATTGACGCGGCGCGTCAGGCAACGGTGTGGATGATGCATCACTACGGGCTCGTCGGCTGGGGCATGTACGTGCTGATGGGGATGACGCTTGGGTATTTCGCACACCGACACGGTCTGCCGCTCGCGGTGCGGTCTGCCCTGTACCCACTGATTGGTAAGCGGGTTAAGGGCGCGGCGGGGCACGCGGTGGATATCGCCACTGTTACCGGCACCATTTTTGGTGTGGCCGCGTCACTGGGAATCGGCGTGGTTATGCTGAACGTGGGGCTCGACATGCTGTTCGGGGTCGAACAGGGCCTACCCGCGCAGGTGGGGCTTGTGATCGTCGCGGTGGTGATGGCAACGGTGTCCGCAACCACAGGGGTGGATAAGGGAATCCGCGTGCTCAGCCAACTGAACGTCTTGCTGGCGATCGCGATCTGCGTGTTCGTGCTGATCGCGGACGACACCGCGTTTTTACTGCGCGCAATGGTGATGAATATCGGTGATTTCATCTCTATGTTCCCCGGCATGACTCTGGACACGATGGCGTATAACTACCCGACTGAGTGGATGAGCGCGTGGACCTTGTTTTTCTGGGCGTGGTGGATCGCGTGGGCATCGTTTGTGGGCATGTTTTTGGCACGGATTTCGCGTGGCCGCACCATTGGCCAGTTTGTGTTGGGGTGTTTAACAATCCCGTTTTCTTACATCGTCATGTGGGCCACGATTTTTGGGAACGCAGCGATTAAACGCATCCAAAGTGGTGATAGTGCGTTTGGTGAGTTGGCGCTCACAAACCCGGAGCAGAGTTTCTTTACGCTCTTGTCGGGCTACCCGTTTGCCACGGCGATCATTGGGTTGGCAACGTTTGTTGGCTTGTTGTTTTACGTTACGTCGGCGGATTCGGGGGCGTTGGTGATGGCGAACCTGTGTTCTAAGTTGCCGGCTCCGGAGGTTGATGCGAAGTCGTGGCTGCGGATTTTCTGGGCTGGATCTACCGCAGTGTTGACGATTGCGATGCTCACGGTTGATGGGGTGCCTGCGTTGCAGAATGCGACGGTGATTATGGGGTTGCCGTTCGCGTTCGTCATGATTTTTGTGATGGTTGGTTTCTTGAGGGCGCTGCGTAGTGAGCAGAAACGCGAAGCAGCGTTGATGACGACGGTGACGTCGCAGGTGTTGGGGCGTACTAATGACGATTCGCGCGGGTCGTGGCAGGCGCGTTTGAGCCGCCAGTTGACGGGTGTTTCACCGGCGCGAGCTAGTAGGCGCATGCAGCGGGTGGTGATTCCCGCGTTGCAGAAGATTGCCCGCGAGTTGCAGCGTTTGGGTGCGAATGCGCAGGTTGATATTTCTGAGGTTCTGTCTAAGACCGGGGGGAAGAATCTGCGGGCGGAGCTGTATGTAACATCGCAGCTGCACGATGACTTCTTGTATGCCGTGCAGGTGCACCGCGTGTTGCAACCAGTGTATGGCGGTGGGCGCGTATCCCACCAAGATGACACGACGTGCCGGCTGCAGGTATCGCTGCCCACCGGCGTTAATTACAATATTTACGATTACACCGAAGACCAGGTGTGCCACGACGTTCTAGACCACTACGAACGCTGGGTCGGCACGGAAGTTCGGTTAGATCTGAGCTGACCGGTTTTAGCTGCGGACCGTCGCCACTTCGCGCAGACTAAATTTTCGTTGCGCGTACCCTGGTGGAACGGTTCTGTATCGAGTGGGATGGGCAGGTCCGGTGAGTTGACGACTGTGACCGAAGTGAGTCTGAATTCCATGAGGAATCAGATTGGGCCCGTTTAAGCTAAAGGTTGGCGCGTTCAACGAGGCGTGCCATTTGGATCCGGTTCATTCCCAGCGTGCTTGAGGCAGATGATAAGTGTGCTTTTGCTGTTCGCTCTGAAATATACATGGCGTCCGCAACCTCCGCGTTTGTTAGCCCCTGGGCTGCCAACACCACTGCCTGACGCTCGCGCTCCGGGAGGCTATTTAGTTGGGCGCGGGCCCTGTCGCGGCGTGAGTACGGTTGTTCGCTAACGAGGTAGTTCATTAGCTGGCGTTGCCCCGAAGCGTCGAACTGCGGGTTTCCTTGCGCCGCTTCAATAACGCGTTCAATTATTCTTTTTGGCTCTTCAGTTTTAGAAATAAACCCACATGCACCTGCTTCCACTGCCGCATTTATGGTCTCTTTTGGGTGCAAAGAGGTGAGCATTAAAACTTGAGGTGGGGAAGGCAACTGCCTAACCAACGCGGTGGCTTCAATACCACTCATACCCGGCATAGCGATGTCCATCAACAACACATCTGGCTGGGTTTCTTGCGCGCGCTGCAGAGCTTCGCTACCGCTGGTGACGGTAAATAAAACTTGGATCTGAGACTTCGAGTACTCGGAAAGAATCAACTTCAAAGATTGACAAACCATCGGGTCATCATCCACAAGCCCTACGGTAACCGGCAGCCCTTCACTCATGATCCCAATTGTACTTCAAGTGAATACACGGGATTTCACCTCATGTAAACGATAAATCCACCACCTCGAAATACTGGTAGGTGCTCTTCGGCACCCCTAGCTGCCTTGTATTACCTGGTGGAATACTACGCCCACGGGATCGTCGCATCCACGTGGAACAAGTGCTTGTCGTCGAAGCCGTATTGCAGCTGCCCACCCTCCGTCTCAACACGCTTCGTGAGTCCGATTAGCCCAGTGCCGCCAGGTGGCGTTGGATTATGCTCAGCTTGTGGCGTGTTTTGTTGATCATTTTGCTGTGCAGCGTTCGTGGTTTCGGTACTTGTAATGCCCGAATCTATGTTGCCTGCCGACTTGTAACTACCCTCAAGCGAAATATTGGAGGCACTATTGGAAACGTGAATATGCACTCCTGCCTCTGGAGTAGCGGTAACTTCAACCATAATCTCGGCACCTGGAGCGTGGCGCATAGCATTCGTTAGTGCCTCTTGAAGAACGCGGTACGCAACTTTACTGATTACATCACTCAGGCCAGAAAGCTCTTCTATCTCTATCCAGGTGTTCACGTGCACACTTGCCTCGCGCACATTATTCAGTAACTGTTCTAAAGATTCACGCGTTAAGCACGCCTCTGTGGAAGGAACGGACAGCTGCTTCCAAGCGACGTCAGGGTGGCGCAACATGTCAATAATGGAGTGCGTTTCATCCATCGCACCCGCAGCTTGTTCACGCAGAGTCTGCGCCGTAACCAGCATTTGTTGTGTCTGCTCCGGGCTGAGAGACCGATCTTTTTCCAGCCTCGCCATCTGCGCTTGCAACACGGACGCGCTCAGAGAAATCAGAGAAAGTGAATGTGCTAACGTATCGTGGGCTTCTGCGGCGATTGCATCGGCAAGCTTCTGGTTGTGCAAGGTTTGCTGCAGATCGTCACTTCGATGCTGCTCCGCTTGCACCTTCTTACTCGCAACAGCCAGGCCGGCACGCGTTCTAATATAGAAACCTATTAGCACGGCAACACCCCAACTAGCGAGTGCGTAAATAATCGCAACCGCGATTATCGTTGCGTTAGAAACAAGCACCTGGCTGGTCTCAACGGCATTCGAAACGGTTGAGTTAGCGTTGCCCGCAAACACGCTGTGCCACATAGAGTTTTGAGGTGGTTGCAACGCGTCCCGCATATGCGCGAGAACTACAACTGGTAGTGAAACACCACATACCAAAAGCGTTACTGCCTTGTTTCTGCGCCGCGCCACATGGGCCGTGAGGGCCATCAGAAGAAGTAGGGGATCGAACGGGAACACCAGTACAGTTACCAAGCAAAGCCAGAACACCATCTCTGGATGAGTTGAGCGGCGGAGCAAACTAAAAGGGATAACGAACGCGAGCAGCAGAGCAAGGAGAGTAAAAACCGCAGCCAGAAGCTGGGGGGCGGAAATGGGGCCAGTACCTTTTGGTAAAAAACGAATCCCGATTGCACTGGCTTGTACTAGGCAGGTGAACACTGCCAGTGGAATCATAATGAGTGTGCACCACCACCGCGAGCGCACGGGAACATCGTCGGCAAAAGCGCGCCGTTTCGGTTTGAACGCCAGAGTCAATGCACGCTTGAGCGAGGAGGCAAACGGCTTACGCGCCGCGTTACCCCCAGCGGGCGCGCTACCACGGTCTTCCCTCATGTACCTCATGAATCTAACTGTAAATCAACAAAGGCGCGGAACCTATCGGCCAAACGGGTACAAGCAAGTGGACGTTTAGACGTAACTACGTGGCATTCTTGCCCGAAGGGGACACTTTTTCTGCCTCATCGTACAATGTTGTGTTTTCCGGCCAATCGGTAGTGTGAAACTGCTGGTCAAAACGGTACAACTGGGTTTGTGTAAAACCTGGCGTTCAAGCGTACAAGACCATAACAAGCAGTGCGCAAACCCTAATAGAAGGATTTTCACATGAGTAATAATGGCGTGGAACCGCAGCTCAACAGTGCAGTAAGTGAATCTAATGGTTCAGTGAATCAACCTAAAGGCACCACCGTATGCGGGATTATTGGTCTAGTTCTGGGGGCAGTGGCGGCTCTGACCTGCTTTATTCCGCTGATCAATAATATTTCTTTCGTGCTCGGCGCAGTGGGGCTGGTGCTGAGCATTATCGGCCTCGTCGGAACGCTGCGTGGTAAAAAGTCTGGCAAGCCACTGGCGATTGTGGCGACTGTGCTGTGCGTAATCTCCCTGATAGTTACACTGTGGGTTCAAAAGAGTATTTCGGATGCGTTTGATGAAGCCGGTAAAGCGTTCGAAACCAACCAAAGTACTAGCGGGGAGTCAGACCAGTCGGGCAACGATGGTGACTCAAACGATCAGAAGAAATCTGACGATGCGGACGCACAGGGCTCAGCCAAAAACGTCCAAGAGATGGAGGGGGACCTGTCTGAATCCCACGTGAAAATCGTGTCCGTTGTCAAAGAAGGTACGGATATAGATGGAAAGCCTACGGTTGTTGTTACCTACGAGTGGACCAACAAGTCGGATGAGAACCAATCGTTCATGGCGCTTATGCATTCTGACGTGTTCCAAAACGGCAACCAGCTAAAGAGTGCTCTAATTACCGACGACAGCGCCGGTTCGTACGACGCGAACTCTGAGCTGCAGAACCTTCAGCCGGGTGCCACGGGGACAGTTACGCAGGCGTTTGTTCTGAAGGATGATTCTGAGTTAACCGTGGAAGTGTCTGACATTTTCTCTACTTCGAAAGCGAAAGTAGTGGGCAAGTTCAATATGGAAGGCTAGTAACGCGCGCACCGCAGAGGTGGGATAACAGCTACCCTGTAAGCATGAGCACATTACAGATTTCAACACAGTTAGCTGATATCACTACTTTGACTGTTGACGCGATTGTTAATGCCGCGAACTCCAGTTTGCTTGGGGGCGGGGGTGTGGATGGAGCGATTCATCGCGCCGCCGGCCCCAAACTACTTGAAGCTTGTAAGCAACTTCGTGCCACATCCCTCCCAGATGGCCTGCCGGTGGGGCAGGCCGTGGCGACCAGCGGGTTTAACTTGCCGGCCCGCTGGGTGATCCACAC from Gleimia hominis harbors:
- a CDS encoding purine-nucleoside phosphorylase; translated protein: MKEQIENPAQTARDAADTIAQRTGVQQHDIALVLGSGWSGAADLIGECKHTIPAHEVPGFFAPEVAGHGATMRSIELENGKHALVLGSRTHYYEGKGVRAVAHGMRTAAAAGARVAVLTNGCGGLNPEWKPGQAVLIRDHINLTGTSPIEGANFVDLTDLYSTRLRSIAHEVDANLPEGVYAQFRGPHYETPAEVQMARIIGADLVGMSTTLEAIAAREAGMEVLGISLMTNLTAGISPTPLPHEEVIAAGEEAAPRISKLLANIVRRIANAN
- a CDS encoding cupin domain-containing protein, which gives rise to MRKTPFTDSVVATGLSDSLPIVADATTSKVPIDNEILQLTIFTFGKGQSLSTHASPKAVVVTLLEGEMSFPVEGQDHTITAGDSIYLAPKASHSLTALTDCRMQLVMVDAKPWQPQD
- a CDS encoding O-methyltransferase, whose product is MSTDKALSWSYCEDFVPEGDVIAATRMQAEELGCTPISPGTGSALRTLVATCGAKAVTEIGTGVGVSGLWLLSGMREGAVLTTIDHETEFHRVARAAFAAAGSRPPRTRLITDRALDVLPRMAAHAYDMVFVDATPSENAAYIQHAARMLRPGGVLAYAHALWHDTVADPARREPGTVTMRQLNKELAESDQFITNLLPVGDGLLIAVRQ
- a CDS encoding phospho-sugar mutase, yielding MAKFNEDTVRAWIADDPDATTRAELETLLERAKSGAAEASEDLADRFAGTLKFGTAGLRGRLGAGPNRMNRAVVIRAAAGLTQFLLDQVGEGFHLVVGYDARYGSEQFALDTAAVAVAAGGRVSLFDQHLPTPLTAFALKYLDADAAVMVTASHNPPKDNGYKVYLGGRVVTDAGQGAQIVPPYDAQIFEAIQAVDSASAVERAESGWELIGSEIVDAYLDRATSLLPPAQSDEALARSRADLKIVLTSMHGVGGETTLKALARAGFTDVHVVEAQHEPDPDFPTVPFPNPEEPGALDLSFKLARKLGADIILANDPDADRFSAAVPDPRGEDGWRQLTGDEVGALLGTAVAREYEGNADAVLANSIVSSRLLSRIAKHYGVSYRATLTGFKWISRTPGIVFGYEEALGYCVDPDHVRDKDGISACLKISAMASQYKAAGRTLVDALDDFARAYGLHATAPLSIRVSDLSLISKGMQNLRAGSVKSLGGSPVISVEDLSDGSADLPPTDGLIFLTERGDRVVARPSGTEPKLKCYLETIVPIDTCNSPEAGADSKAGGDARVGAGSKAGGSKTGGEQVSELAATVDEARDIAASRLEAMKADMRAGMGI
- a CDS encoding DUF3117 domain-containing protein codes for the protein MAAMKPRTGDGPMEATKEGRGIVMRIPSEGGGRLVIELTPEEAQTLAGELAEAVK
- a CDS encoding twin-arginine translocase TatA/TatE family subunit; protein product: MFGISGAEFLVIAVVIVVVVGPSRLPEVTRTLTRWVKKLRVQLTKVRASLDSEVGDDLRNMNLSALDVRQYDPRRIVREAVQEEMDEWRKLVGPFGQANASSQANAQATAHANAAASTSNQTSAPAGPSQASSAATSNQTAGSVQAAGAAAASATAVGPATGASTGAATGATSGTAGETGAVRAPLNPVAPQKRGMRVGQWYVSDRRGYGAQVARAVRAAASTKKTRRLTGQAVYRNPRPRN
- a CDS encoding TIGR00730 family Rossman fold protein — its product is MSPSDQSGFPSQSYRQGPVLLRGHKIPRKTSDEHLLAKNEGEDWRHSDPWRVMRIQSEFVAGFEALAGLGPAISVFGSARIAPSDPVYTLSREVGRLLVQAGFAVITGGGPGVMEAANRGADEAQGTSVGLGIELPKEQGMNPWVNLGVNFRYFFARKTMFVKYSSGFIALPGGFGTMDELFESLTLVQTHKIRSFPVVMIGRRFWAPLVEWIETTMLKEGMISEGDELLLKVVDTADEAVGIVREYCSVNGAK